The segment GCTATTTCCTGATGGGCCTGGGCGTGTCGGGCAAGCTGCCGGCCATGGCCAGCTGGCTGAAAAATCCGCGCTGGCGCCTGAACGTCAGCAACCTGGCCAACCGCGAAGGCGCGCTGAACGTGGTCGTGGGTGCAGCAGACAAAACGTATAACACCTTCCCGATCGCCCCGCGCCAGGGCTTCCTCACCTTGACGGCGGACTTCTGATGCGTACGCCAATCTTGCCGCAACGGCATTTTTCGCGCCGCAGCTTCGTCCGGGCGGCCGCCGGCGGCCTGGCGCTGGCCGCCGCGCCCGGCTTTGCGGCCGGCCTGCTGGCCACTCCACCTGCCCGTCCGCTCGTGTTCGCCCACCGGGGCGCCAGCGCCCTGCGTCCCGAGCACACCTTGGCGTCGTACGCCAAGGCCATCCTCGACGGCGCCGACTACGTCGAGCCGGACCTGGTCGCCACGCGCGACGGCATCCTCGTGGCGCGCCATGAAAGCAATCTGATCGACACCACCGACGTGGCGCGCCGTCCCGAGTTCGCCAGCCGGCGCGGCAAGAAGATGGTCGACGGCGAATGGCACGAAGGCTGGTTCGTCGACGACTTCACCCTGGCCGAACTGAAAACCCTGCGCGCCATCGAACGGCTGCCGAAGGTACGCACCGGCAACACCCTGTACGATGGACAATTCCAGATCCCTACCTGGGAAGAAATCATCGATTTTGTTGCAGCGCAATCAGCCGCCAGCGGACGCATCATCGGCCTCGTGCCCGAGCTGAAAAGCTCGACCTACTTCCGCGATGCGGGCCTGGCGCTGGAAGACCGTTTCCTCTCAACCCTGCTGGCGCACGAATACACGCGCCGCGCGCCGATTGAAATCCAGTCCTTCGAAGTGGCAAATTTGAAATACTTGCGCGAGAAGCTGGGACGGCGCGCCAACGTGCGCCTGATGCAGCTGGTGGTGGGCGGCGACGTGCGTCCGATGGACGTGGCCAAGGCGGGCGGCAAGCTGACGTTCGGGCAGATGACGACGCCGGCCGGCCTGCGCGACATCGCCGCCTATGCGGACGTGGTGGCGCCGCCCACGCGAGCAATCATCGCACTGGGCGCCGACCAGCGCCTGGCCCAGCCCTCGTCCATCGTTGACGATGCGCACCAGGCGGGCTTGCTGCTGCACACGTGGACCTTCCGTCCGGAAAACCGCTTCCTGGCGGCCGACTTCCGCGACGGCAACGGTGAAAACGCGCGCAACGAAGCCGGTTCCGTGGCCGAAATGCGGCGCTATATCGAAACGGGACTGGACGGCTTTTTCAGCGACGATCCGGGACTGGGACGCATCGCCGCCGGATAAACATTTCGTAACAAATTCTTTTTCAGGGCGTGGCCGGCGGCTACGCCCTTATTATTCGTTTCTTGAATTTCTGAAATTGGAATTTGGAATTAGACATATATCGCGAACTCCATTATTGTGCAATGCAACAACAGACCATTCATGGAGGGCATATGTCCACTTTTACCAACACCTACAGCAACGACAACGACAATTACTTCAGCAACCTGGGCCGCGCCACGCGCGCCTTCCTGGGCGCCCTGCTCGCTTCCAAGCCGTACAGCGCACTGGCACAGAAGGAAGTCATCGCCAGCAGCGTCACCGATGAAGAGCAGCGTTATGTGCGTCCAAGCAAGCGCGACATCGCCCTGCTGAACTCGGAAGCTGCCCGTTACGAAAACCTGATGCCGAACTTGGCTTCTGAACTGCGCTTCCTCGCTTCGCGCGGCTAAAAAATCACGACTAATTTAAAAGGAAATTTTATGATGTTTCTCGAAACCGCATTGATCGCCGTAGCCGTCGTCGTTACCGGCATCCATTTCTACCTGATCTCGACCGGCAAGGCCCGTTTCTGATCAGCAAGTAGCAAGGCAGTTGCAGTAATAATGTGATATGTCAGCCTGGCAATCGGTCCAGGCTGACAAGTGGGAAGTAGCAAGTACTCAGTGCGGCGCGGCAGCGTCCACCGGCGTTTCCATCAGTGGCGGGGTTTGTCCCTTGCGCACGATCTGCACGAAAATCTCATTCTGTTTGACCATGCCCAGCTCATAGCGGGCACGCTCCTCGACGGCGCCCGTACCATCTTTCAGGTCGCGCACTTCGGATTCGAGCTTGGCGTTTCGCGCCTTCAATTCCATATTCTTTTTATTGGCCACCGCCACCTGGGCTTCCATGTCGGCAACGCGCAGCCAGCCGCCTTTACCCAGCCAGAGGGGAAATTGGATCAGCAGCAGCAGGGCTGCCAGGGCGAGCGTAATCAGGCGCATGGGGTAGTCGGTTAACAAACCGGCCGGATATCTCCGGCCGGCCAGTGGGTTTTACATCAGCTTACTTCAGATTATAGAACGCATCGCGGCCAGGGTAGCTGGCGATGTCGCCCAGGTCTTCCTCGATACGCAGCAGCTGGTTGTACTTGGCCATGCGGTCCGAACGCGACATCGAGCCGGTCTTGATCTGCAGGGCGTTCGTGGCAACGGCGATATCGGCGATGGTCGAATCTTCCGTTTCGCCCGAGCGGTGCGAAATGACGGCCGTGTAGCCGGCGCGCTTGGCCATTTCGATGGCGGCGAAGGTTTCCGTCAGGGTGCCGATCTGGTTGATCTTGATCAGGATCGAGTTGGCGATGCCTTTCGAGATGCCTTCTTTCAGGATCTTGGTGTTGGTGACGTACAGGTCGTCGCCGACCAGTTGCACTTTCTTGCCCAGTTCGGCCGTCAGGATCGCCCAGCCGTCCCAGTCGCCTTCGTGCATCGCGTCTTCGATCGAGATGATCGGGTACTTGTCGCACCAGGTCGCCAGCAGGTTGGTGAACTCGGTAGCGGTCAGGCTCAGGCCTTCGCCTTCCATTTCGTACTTGCCGTTCTTGTAGAACTCGGACGCGGCGCAATCGAGGCCGATGGCGATCTGCGTGCCTGGCTCGTAGCCCGCTTCTTCGATGGCCTGGATGATCAGCTTGATGGCTTCTTCATGGTTGGCCAGCGATGGCGCGAAACCGCCTTCGTCGCCCACGTTGGTGTTCAGGCCCTTCTTGTGCAGGATCTTTTTCAGCGTGTGGAACACTTCCGCGCCGTAGCGGACGGCTTCCTTGAACGACGGGGCGCCCACTGGAATGATCATGAATTCCTGGATGTCCAGGTTGTTGTCGGCGTGCGCGCCGCCGTTGATGACGTTCATCATCGGCACTGGCATCTGCATGGCGCCCGAACCGCCGAAATAGCGGTACAGCGGCAAGCCTGCTTCTTCGGCGGCAGCCTTGGCAACGGCCATGGAAACGGCCAGGATGGCGTTGGCGCCCAGGCGCGATTTGTTTTCCGTGCCGTCCAGGTCGATCAGGGTACGGTCCAGGAAAGCCTGCTCATTGGCGTCCAGGCCCATGATGGCTTCGGAGATTTCGGTATTGATGTTTTCGCATGCTTGCAGCACGCCCTTGCCGAAGTAGCGCTTGGCGTCGCCATCGCGCAATTCCACGGCTTCGCGCGAACCGGTCGAGGCACCCGACGGCACGGCCGCACGGCCCATCACGCCCGATTCCAGCAACACATCGCATTCGACGGTCGGGTTACCGCGCGAGTCCAGGATTTCGCGACCGATAATATCAACAATAGCACTCATGTCATTCTCCAAAGTTAAGCGTAACAGGGGCTGCACACTGCGTTCTGATGCGCAATTGCACAAAGGGGGCAAAGAAACTCCCGGCGGTAACCATCGGGCCGGGAGCTGTCTTACGGGTAATACTGTCGCTATCGACCGGCGTTATTCAGCGACGGCGTTGGCTTCCTTGTGCGCCAGCGCTGCCTTGATGAACGAGGTAAACAACGGATGGCCGGTACGTGGCGTCGACTTGAACTCGGGATGGTATTGCACGCCCATATACCATGGGTGGGCATTATCACCCGTGCGCGGCAATTCCATGATTTCGCACAAATCTTCGCTCGGCGTGCGGGCCGAAACGATCAGGCCAGCCGCTTCGACACGGGCCAGGTAGTGATTATTGGCTTCGTAGCGATGACGGTGACGCTCGGTCACCACGCTGCCGTAGATCTCGGCGGCGAGGGTGCCCGGATTGACGGCGCAGGTCTGCGCGCCCAGGCGCATGGTACCGCCCAGGTCCGAGTTTTCATCGCGCAACTCGACTTTACCATCGTGGTTTTGCCACTCATTGATCAGTGCAACGACAGGTTGATCCGTATCAAGATCGAACTCGGTCGAATTCGCGTTCGGCATGCCTGCCTTGTTGCGCGCATATTCGATCAGGGCCACTTGCATGCCCAGGCAGATGCCCAGGTAAGGGATCTTGTTTTCACGGGCGAACTGGGCCGCCTTGATCTTGCCTTCCACGCCGCGCTTGCCGAAGCCGCCCGGTACCAGGATGGCGTCGTACTTGCCCAGGTTGTCGCAACCGGTCGTTTCGATTTCTTCCGAATCGATGTACTCGATGTTGACGCGGCTTTCCGTGTGGATGCCGGCGTGGCGCAGCGCTTCGATCAGCGACTTGTACGACTCGGTCAGTTCGACGTACTTGCCGACCATGCCGACGGTCACTTCCGCCTTCGGATGTTCCATCGTGTAGATCAGCTTGCTCCAGATCGACAGGTCGGCCGGTGCCGGATCGAGGTCCAGCGCGTCGCAGATGATCTTGTCGAGGCCCTGGTCGTGCAGCATTTGCGGCACTTTGTAGATGGTGTCGACGTCCCACACGGAAATGACGGCGTCTTCCTCGATGTTCGAGAACAGCGAGATTTTCGCGCGCTCGTCTTCCGGGATGGCGCGGTCGGCGCGGCACAGCAGCGCGTTTGGCAAGATGCCGATTTCGCGCAGCTTTTGCACCGAGTGCTGGGTCGGCTTGGTTTTCAGCTCACCGGCCGAGGCGATGTAAGGCACCAGAGTCAGGTGGACGAAAGCCGTGTTCTTGCGGCCGGCGCGCAGGCTCAGCTGACGCGCCGCTTCCAGGAATGGCAACGATTCGATATCGCCGACGGTGCCGCCGATTTCGCACAGGGCCACGTCGTAGCCTTCGGCGCCACGGCGGATGTAATCCTGGATTTCATTGGTGATATGCGGAATCACCTGCACGGTCTTGCCCAGATATTCGCCCCGGCGTTCCTTGCGGATCACCGATTCATAGATCTGGCCGGTGGTGAAGTTATTCACCTTTTTCATGCGGGTGGAAATGAAGCGCTCGTAGTGACCGAGGTCGAGGTCGGTTTCGGCCCCGTCGTCGGTGACGAAGACTTCACCGTGTTGCATAGGGCTCATCGTGCCAGG is part of the Janthinobacterium sp. 67 genome and harbors:
- a CDS encoding glycerophosphodiester phosphodiesterase encodes the protein MRTPILPQRHFSRRSFVRAAAGGLALAAAPGFAAGLLATPPARPLVFAHRGASALRPEHTLASYAKAILDGADYVEPDLVATRDGILVARHESNLIDTTDVARRPEFASRRGKKMVDGEWHEGWFVDDFTLAELKTLRAIERLPKVRTGNTLYDGQFQIPTWEEIIDFVAAQSAASGRIIGLVPELKSSTYFRDAGLALEDRFLSTLLAHEYTRRAPIEIQSFEVANLKYLREKLGRRANVRLMQLVVGGDVRPMDVAKAGGKLTFGQMTTPAGLRDIAAYADVVAPPTRAIIALGADQRLAQPSSIVDDAHQAGLLLHTWTFRPENRFLAADFRDGNGENARNEAGSVAEMRRYIETGLDGFFSDDPGLGRIAAG
- the ftsB gene encoding cell division protein FtsB: MRLITLALAALLLLIQFPLWLGKGGWLRVADMEAQVAVANKKNMELKARNAKLESEVRDLKDGTGAVEERARYELGMVKQNEIFVQIVRKGQTPPLMETPVDAAAPH
- the eno gene encoding phosphopyruvate hydratase translates to MSAIVDIIGREILDSRGNPTVECDVLLESGVMGRAAVPSGASTGSREAVELRDGDAKRYFGKGVLQACENINTEISEAIMGLDANEQAFLDRTLIDLDGTENKSRLGANAILAVSMAVAKAAAEEAGLPLYRYFGGSGAMQMPVPMMNVINGGAHADNNLDIQEFMIIPVGAPSFKEAVRYGAEVFHTLKKILHKKGLNTNVGDEGGFAPSLANHEEAIKLIIQAIEEAGYEPGTQIAIGLDCAASEFYKNGKYEMEGEGLSLTATEFTNLLATWCDKYPIISIEDAMHEGDWDGWAILTAELGKKVQLVGDDLYVTNTKILKEGISKGIANSILIKINQIGTLTETFAAIEMAKRAGYTAVISHRSGETEDSTIADIAVATNALQIKTGSMSRSDRMAKYNQLLRIEEDLGDIASYPGRDAFYNLK
- a CDS encoding CTP synthase; its protein translation is MTKFVFVTGGVVSSLGKGIAAASLAAILESRGLKVTMLKLDPYINVDPGTMSPMQHGEVFVTDDGAETDLDLGHYERFISTRMKKVNNFTTGQIYESVIRKERRGEYLGKTVQVIPHITNEIQDYIRRGAEGYDVALCEIGGTVGDIESLPFLEAARQLSLRAGRKNTAFVHLTLVPYIASAGELKTKPTQHSVQKLREIGILPNALLCRADRAIPEDERAKISLFSNIEEDAVISVWDVDTIYKVPQMLHDQGLDKIICDALDLDPAPADLSIWSKLIYTMEHPKAEVTVGMVGKYVELTESYKSLIEALRHAGIHTESRVNIEYIDSEEIETTGCDNLGKYDAILVPGGFGKRGVEGKIKAAQFARENKIPYLGICLGMQVALIEYARNKAGMPNANSTEFDLDTDQPVVALINEWQNHDGKVELRDENSDLGGTMRLGAQTCAVNPGTLAAEIYGSVVTERHRHRYEANNHYLARVEAAGLIVSARTPSEDLCEIMELPRTGDNAHPWYMGVQYHPEFKSTPRTGHPLFTSFIKAALAHKEANAVAE